From a region of the Williamsia phyllosphaerae genome:
- a CDS encoding NAD(P)/FAD-dependent oxidoreductase: MRAANGPSSAAGSPPTIPRQTKEITMYDVIVVGARVSGSSAAMLLARSGLRVLAVDTARFPSDTVSTHYLHQAGLSRLQDWGLLDTVIASGCPPIRHLNFSYTDIALQGFADPIDGIDAVYCPRRTVLDSILVHAARESGAEIIEGYTVRGLITEDDGRVVGIRGTSAEGGDSEFRARFVIGADGANSTVAKHVGAQKYEESPGGCFVYYSYYSGLDWGMQHRTGFGEQQFASWPTNDDLSLVAVMRKRDRLKDFRRDADGGIQQIISAVDPAYGEEFRDMGTRVERLRPMSYPDNFRRESFGNGWALVGDAAYHKDPFTGWGITDALKYAELLSQRLIEGLGGARPLDEALAAYQAERDAQSAGTFELTKSISELSLTPYYDSVFRAASKSPEYTRKFFGLIAGGYPGEEFFAPENLAELYATVGLPADDRHLVPA, encoded by the coding sequence ATGAGAGCGGCGAACGGCCCCTCGTCCGCCGCAGGATCACCGCCCACCATCCCTCGTCAGACCAAGGAGATCACCATGTACGACGTCATCGTTGTCGGAGCCCGCGTGTCCGGAAGCTCCGCCGCAATGCTGCTCGCGCGCAGCGGACTCCGTGTCCTCGCGGTCGACACCGCCCGCTTCCCCAGCGACACCGTGTCCACCCACTACCTGCACCAGGCCGGCCTGTCGCGGCTGCAGGACTGGGGTCTGCTCGACACGGTCATCGCCTCGGGGTGCCCGCCGATCCGCCACCTCAACTTCTCCTACACCGACATCGCCCTGCAGGGCTTCGCCGATCCGATCGACGGCATCGACGCGGTGTACTGCCCGCGGCGCACCGTCCTCGACTCGATCCTGGTGCACGCCGCGCGTGAGTCCGGCGCCGAGATCATCGAGGGCTACACCGTCCGCGGCCTCATCACCGAGGACGACGGCCGTGTGGTCGGCATCCGCGGAACCAGCGCCGAGGGTGGCGACAGCGAGTTCCGCGCGCGCTTCGTCATCGGGGCCGACGGCGCCAACTCCACCGTCGCCAAGCACGTCGGCGCGCAGAAGTACGAGGAGTCGCCCGGCGGCTGCTTCGTCTATTACTCCTACTACTCCGGCCTCGACTGGGGCATGCAGCACCGCACCGGCTTCGGCGAGCAGCAGTTCGCGTCCTGGCCCACCAACGACGACCTGTCGCTGGTCGCGGTCATGCGCAAGCGCGACCGTCTCAAGGACTTCCGTCGCGACGCCGACGGCGGCATCCAGCAGATCATCAGCGCCGTCGATCCCGCCTACGGCGAGGAGTTCCGTGACATGGGCACCCGCGTCGAGCGCCTGCGCCCGATGAGCTACCCGGACAACTTCCGCCGCGAGTCCTTCGGCAACGGTTGGGCCCTGGTCGGCGACGCCGCCTACCACAAGGACCCGTTCACCGGCTGGGGCATCACCGACGCCCTGAAGTACGCAGAACTGTTGTCGCAGCGCCTGATCGAGGGCCTCGGCGGAGCGCGTCCGTTGGACGAGGCGCTGGCCGCCTACCAGGCCGAGCGGGACGCGCAGAGCGCCGGGACGTTCGAGCTGACAAAGTCGATCTCCGAGCTCTCGCTCACCCCGTACTACGACTCGGTGTTCCGCGCCGCCAGCAAGAGCCCCGAGTACACCCGGAAGTTCTTCGGCCTCATCGCCGGCGGCTACCCGGGCGAGGAGTTCTTCGCGCCGGAGAACCTGGCCGAGCTGTACGCGACCGTGGGCCTGCCCGCCGACGACCGCCACCTGGTCCCGGCATGA
- a CDS encoding type I polyketide synthase produces MTIAPSPDEQTGYINRRLADTPIAIVGMSALLPGAPTMGDYWQNIVDGTDCTTEVPASRWSLDDYYDADRSTPDKTYSRRGAFVPDVEFDPIEFGMPPNQLEVTSTMQTLSLGVVRDLLADAGATTPDGTASWYDPSKTGVVVGTTGPVPLMHPLAARLSTPVLKEAVRSTGLSEDDADAIAEKYVAAFAPWEENSFPGLLANVVAGRIANRFGLGGINCTVDAACAASLAAIRTAIAELVDGRADTMITGGVDTENSIFIYLCFSKVGALSPTGQISPFADNADGTLLGEGIAMLALRRLDDARRDGNRVYAVIKGLGSSSDGRSKSIYAPHADGQQVALRRAYADARVDASSIELFEAHATGTAVGDRTELTALGAVLRADSDENAFAALGSVKSQIGHTKGAAGTASLMKLALGLHHKVLPGTINVDRPNAVITPDSPYYVNSVTRPWILDPHRPVRRAAVSAMGFGGTNFHLVLEEADGDRTGLRALHRSATVGLWHAADVDSLIESLNTEAGLDGGEIPAGDVRIGFVWVDDEQRDRLRELAVEQLRRNPDASAWSHPEGIHYRSSAKADLVVGALFAGQGSQYVAMGSAAALAIPPVATAFDDANAAFAGAPRRLGSVVFPPPSFDDETADADEDRLRQTEYAQPAIGALSVGLYRYLDELGLRATAFAGHSFGELTALWAAGSLDTDDFFTLARARGAAMAPRGDGDAGTMLAVRASRPEVDAAVAAVADLYVCNHNAPDQVVVGGGTAAVESFEAIAADRGWNTRRLPVSAAFHTPYVAHASDAFGAAVRSVSVGEPARPVFGNDPSRRYGADSSANGDILVDQLMQPVEFVSVLEGMRDAGCTVFVEFGPKQVLTSLVRRTLGDDVVAIPTDLGPMGDGDLGIKRAAVQLAVLGVPLHDINRHQTAPTTPRAAGKMSVTISAPEYVPAARAKAYADTLDNGYQVHAPHAPVGHVSPPVGHVDPPVGHVDPPVGHVSPPVGPVSPPVGPVSPPVGHVPPVPVPVPTPPPAPAPDHQETPMSTPHPSPSSEFSDSGQLGHALTQHLDTHREFLGTQLSIARGLAAALAGDRLDDTTVRAIEAVSNQSVALSDSHTQAAHVLAGLAELEAGLPISTAPRPVASRQFTTHTAAPQASVAPAAAPAPAAPAIAERPAPVQAAPAPVPTPAPAPTPAPAPAPAPEPAVESAPSGDSAVLRDALREVIADKTGYPVDMIDTTMDLESDLGVDSIKRVQVLGAVQERFPHLPSLGPERLGELRTIDDIVAVIAVGSDVDPKAPAAEPRHSDLTFSSTDSTAATTVTPTARTAVGVVALPGVDVDASAFRPRSSALIVTLGASFDAPVSVALARQLAESSWATDTLATVGGTDLDTHLSGDRAPDLAVLVLDPATAASARGARALLTDAILAVRSLIPTLTAKSDGRTALITVTAVDGCCGFGDTRTDPVASMTAGVGGLVKTLAAEHPTLFTRAIDLAPDLDPQQAAQALVTEIHDAATDTLEVGVDATGERVTVVPSRHGDPTVVLPDVAARAVDRRDLTVTADDLLVVSGGARGVTALCVIELARHCDARFLLLGRSERSTEPDWARGVADDALQRAAIAALAPTGANPRAIGRACGAVRAEREIASTLAALDGRAVYVSVDVTDADAVRTALAPRRSEITGIVHGAGVLADAPIVRKTRDEIDRVLTTKIDGLTALLGAVDDHRLRHLVLFTSIAGLFGNTGQSDYATANEALARFAAAFKRRDPSRHVTAIDWGAWDAGMVDDALRAHFAAVGVSLLEPETGATAFVEQFTTDRIDDVAVLIGTNSPLFAGGGTTSTSAGAVGAGEAITARRSLGEVAADPIIAAHTIGTRTVLPATFAIAATINVVERATPGRTVVGVHDMRVLSGVTLASGDGESVTDHLDITVTPTDDPDRMSVRVTSDRAGRAVPHYTATILSSDAAVDPPELPRDWPLDGVDAGHLYREGRQFHGPALHGMTTVLEESAHRLVVRCGLPDSVVAGGAYRGCLHDPVLADLILQVPPVLALASLGSACLPMGVGAVELYRPLPANGAFTVVADNLRPGAMSATVDARAVADDGTVLQSWRDIAVVAAPDLSAMFADSVRRWSDRPDSNHSSTASLSTAGGSTR; encoded by the coding sequence GTGACCATCGCCCCCTCGCCCGATGAGCAGACCGGGTACATCAACCGACGTCTCGCCGACACCCCCATCGCGATCGTCGGCATGTCGGCGCTGCTGCCCGGCGCACCCACGATGGGTGACTACTGGCAGAACATCGTCGACGGAACCGATTGCACGACCGAGGTTCCCGCGTCGCGGTGGAGTCTGGACGACTACTACGACGCCGACCGGTCGACCCCGGACAAGACGTACTCGCGGCGAGGCGCGTTCGTCCCGGACGTGGAGTTCGATCCCATCGAGTTCGGGATGCCGCCGAATCAGCTCGAGGTCACCAGCACCATGCAGACGCTGAGCCTCGGGGTCGTACGGGATCTGCTCGCCGACGCCGGCGCGACGACCCCCGACGGGACCGCGTCCTGGTACGACCCGTCGAAGACCGGTGTGGTGGTGGGGACCACGGGACCGGTGCCGCTGATGCACCCGCTGGCCGCGCGCCTGTCGACGCCGGTCCTCAAGGAGGCGGTCCGCAGCACAGGACTCTCGGAGGACGACGCCGACGCGATCGCCGAGAAGTACGTCGCGGCGTTCGCGCCGTGGGAGGAGAACTCGTTCCCGGGGCTGCTGGCCAACGTGGTCGCGGGTCGGATCGCCAACCGTTTCGGCCTCGGCGGCATCAACTGCACGGTCGACGCCGCCTGTGCCGCATCGCTGGCCGCCATCCGGACCGCGATCGCCGAACTGGTCGACGGCCGCGCCGACACCATGATCACCGGTGGTGTGGACACCGAGAACTCCATCTTCATCTACCTCTGCTTCTCCAAGGTCGGGGCGCTCTCGCCGACCGGACAGATCAGCCCCTTCGCCGACAACGCCGACGGCACGCTGCTCGGCGAGGGCATCGCGATGCTGGCGCTGCGTCGTCTCGACGACGCCCGGCGCGACGGCAACCGGGTGTACGCGGTGATCAAGGGACTGGGGTCGTCGAGTGACGGTCGGTCGAAGAGCATCTACGCCCCGCACGCCGACGGCCAACAGGTCGCGCTGCGCCGCGCATACGCCGACGCACGGGTCGACGCGTCGTCGATCGAGCTGTTCGAGGCGCACGCCACCGGAACCGCGGTGGGGGACCGTACCGAACTGACCGCGCTGGGTGCGGTGCTGCGAGCGGACTCCGACGAGAACGCCTTCGCCGCCCTGGGCAGTGTCAAGTCGCAGATCGGTCACACCAAGGGGGCCGCGGGCACCGCGAGCCTGATGAAACTGGCGCTGGGCCTGCACCACAAGGTGCTGCCGGGCACGATCAACGTCGACCGACCCAATGCCGTCATCACGCCCGACTCGCCGTACTACGTCAACAGCGTCACCCGCCCGTGGATCCTGGACCCGCACCGCCCGGTCCGTCGGGCCGCGGTGTCGGCGATGGGATTCGGCGGCACCAACTTCCACCTCGTGCTCGAGGAGGCCGACGGTGACCGCACCGGGCTGCGCGCCCTGCACCGCAGCGCGACGGTCGGGCTGTGGCACGCCGCCGACGTGGACTCGCTGATCGAGTCGCTGAACACCGAGGCCGGACTCGACGGCGGCGAGATCCCGGCCGGCGACGTGCGGATCGGGTTCGTCTGGGTCGACGACGAGCAGCGGGACCGTCTGCGCGAGCTCGCCGTCGAGCAGTTGCGCCGCAACCCCGACGCGTCGGCGTGGTCGCATCCGGAGGGCATCCACTACCGCAGCTCGGCCAAGGCCGATCTGGTTGTCGGCGCACTGTTCGCCGGCCAGGGAAGCCAGTACGTCGCCATGGGTTCGGCCGCCGCGCTGGCCATCCCGCCGGTCGCGACCGCCTTCGACGACGCGAACGCCGCGTTCGCCGGTGCGCCGCGACGACTGGGGTCGGTGGTGTTCCCGCCGCCGTCGTTCGACGACGAGACCGCCGACGCCGACGAGGACCGCCTGCGGCAGACCGAGTACGCGCAGCCGGCGATCGGCGCGCTCTCGGTCGGTCTGTACCGGTACCTCGACGAGCTGGGCCTGCGGGCAACGGCATTCGCCGGGCACAGCTTCGGTGAGCTGACCGCGCTGTGGGCCGCCGGGTCGCTCGACACCGACGACTTCTTCACCCTCGCCCGGGCCCGTGGTGCCGCGATGGCGCCCCGCGGTGACGGCGACGCCGGAACGATGCTCGCCGTGCGCGCCTCCCGTCCCGAGGTGGACGCCGCGGTCGCAGCCGTGGCCGATCTCTACGTCTGCAACCACAATGCACCCGATCAGGTCGTCGTCGGAGGAGGTACCGCCGCCGTCGAGTCGTTCGAGGCCATCGCCGCCGACCGCGGCTGGAACACCCGACGCCTGCCCGTCTCGGCGGCCTTCCACACGCCCTACGTCGCCCACGCCAGCGACGCCTTCGGCGCAGCGGTGCGGTCGGTGTCGGTGGGGGAACCCGCGCGTCCGGTGTTCGGCAACGACCCGAGCCGTCGGTATGGTGCGGACTCCTCGGCCAACGGCGACATCCTCGTCGACCAGCTGATGCAGCCGGTGGAGTTCGTGTCGGTGCTCGAGGGCATGCGTGACGCCGGGTGCACGGTGTTCGTCGAGTTCGGCCCGAAGCAGGTCCTCACCTCGCTGGTGCGCCGCACGCTGGGTGATGACGTGGTCGCGATACCGACCGACCTGGGCCCGATGGGTGACGGTGACCTCGGCATCAAGCGGGCCGCGGTGCAGCTGGCCGTGCTCGGTGTCCCGCTCCACGACATCAACCGTCATCAGACCGCGCCGACGACCCCGCGCGCCGCCGGGAAGATGTCGGTGACGATCTCGGCCCCGGAGTATGTCCCAGCCGCCCGCGCGAAGGCCTACGCCGACACCCTCGACAACGGCTATCAGGTCCACGCCCCCCACGCCCCAGTTGGGCACGTAAGCCCGCCAGTTGGGCACGTAGACCCGCCAGTTGGGCACGTAGACCCGCCAGTTGGGCACGTAAGTCCGCCAGTTGGGCCCGTAAGTCCGCCAGTTGGGCCCGTAAGTCCGCCAGTTGGGCACGTACCGCCCGTTCCCGTCCCCGTCCCGACCCCGCCCCCTGCTCCCGCCCCCGACCACCAGGAGACCCCCATGAGCACGCCCCATCCGTCACCGAGTTCGGAGTTCTCTGACTCCGGGCAGCTCGGTCACGCCCTCACCCAGCATCTCGACACCCACCGCGAGTTCCTCGGAACGCAGCTGTCGATCGCCCGTGGCCTGGCCGCCGCGCTCGCCGGTGACCGTCTCGACGACACCACCGTCCGCGCCATCGAGGCCGTCAGCAACCAGTCGGTCGCGTTGAGCGACAGCCACACCCAGGCCGCACACGTGCTCGCCGGTCTCGCCGAGCTCGAGGCGGGACTGCCGATCAGCACCGCGCCGCGTCCCGTCGCGAGCCGTCAGTTCACGACGCACACCGCTGCACCGCAGGCGAGTGTCGCCCCGGCCGCTGCCCCGGCGCCCGCCGCGCCGGCCATCGCCGAGCGCCCGGCACCGGTTCAGGCCGCGCCCGCCCCGGTGCCGACGCCTGCTCCCGCCCCGACACCTGCGCCCGCGCCTGCTCCTGCGCCGGAACCGGCCGTCGAGTCCGCCCCGTCCGGCGACAGCGCCGTGCTGCGCGACGCCCTGCGCGAGGTCATCGCCGACAAGACCGGCTACCCGGTCGACATGATCGACACGACAATGGATCTCGAGTCCGACCTCGGTGTCGACTCCATCAAGCGCGTCCAGGTTCTCGGTGCGGTGCAGGAACGCTTCCCGCACCTGCCCAGTCTCGGGCCGGAACGACTCGGGGAGTTGAGGACCATCGACGACATCGTCGCGGTGATCGCCGTGGGGAGTGATGTCGACCCAAAAGCGCCGGCCGCGGAGCCGCGGCACTCTGATCTGACCTTCTCCTCCACCGATTCGACGGCAGCGACGACCGTCACGCCGACCGCGCGCACCGCGGTCGGTGTGGTGGCCCTGCCCGGTGTCGACGTCGACGCGTCCGCCTTCCGGCCGCGGTCGTCGGCGCTGATCGTCACCCTCGGCGCGTCCTTCGATGCGCCGGTCTCGGTCGCCCTGGCCCGGCAGCTCGCCGAGTCGAGCTGGGCCACCGACACTCTCGCCACGGTGGGCGGCACGGATCTCGACACCCACCTGAGCGGCGACCGGGCCCCCGACCTCGCGGTCCTCGTACTCGACCCGGCCACGGCCGCCTCGGCACGCGGCGCCCGCGCACTGCTCACCGACGCCATCCTCGCAGTCCGCTCGCTCATCCCGACACTGACCGCGAAAAGTGACGGCCGCACCGCGTTGATCACCGTCACCGCGGTCGACGGCTGCTGCGGCTTCGGTGACACCCGCACCGACCCCGTCGCATCCATGACCGCCGGCGTCGGGGGCCTGGTGAAAACCCTGGCCGCCGAACACCCGACGCTGTTCACCCGCGCGATCGACCTCGCTCCCGACCTCGACCCGCAGCAGGCGGCGCAGGCGCTGGTCACCGAGATCCACGACGCCGCCACCGACACCCTCGAGGTCGGCGTCGACGCCACCGGGGAGCGCGTGACGGTCGTACCCAGCCGCCACGGCGATCCCACGGTCGTGCTGCCCGATGTGGCCGCCCGCGCCGTCGACCGACGCGACCTGACCGTCACCGCCGACGATCTGCTCGTGGTCTCCGGCGGTGCGCGCGGGGTGACCGCCCTGTGCGTCATCGAACTGGCGCGGCACTGCGACGCCCGCTTCCTGCTGCTCGGACGATCCGAACGCTCCACCGAACCCGACTGGGCGAGGGGAGTGGCCGACGACGCCCTGCAGCGGGCAGCCATCGCGGCGCTCGCACCGACGGGCGCCAATCCCCGCGCCATCGGCCGGGCCTGTGGCGCGGTGCGCGCCGAACGCGAGATCGCCTCCACCCTGGCCGCATTGGACGGACGCGCCGTGTACGTGTCGGTCGACGTGACCGACGCCGACGCGGTCCGGACAGCGCTGGCGCCACGACGCTCGGAGATCACCGGGATCGTGCACGGCGCCGGTGTCCTGGCCGACGCCCCGATCGTGCGCAAGACCCGCGACGAGATCGACCGGGTGCTGACCACCAAGATCGACGGATTGACGGCGCTGCTCGGTGCGGTCGACGACCACCGCCTACGACACCTCGTGCTGTTCACGTCGATCGCCGGGTTGTTCGGTAACACCGGCCAGAGCGACTACGCGACCGCCAACGAGGCACTGGCCCGGTTCGCGGCCGCGTTCAAGCGGCGCGACCCGTCCCGACATGTCACCGCGATCGACTGGGGTGCATGGGATGCGGGCATGGTCGACGACGCGTTGCGTGCGCATTTCGCCGCGGTCGGTGTCTCGCTGCTCGAACCCGAGACCGGCGCAACCGCGTTCGTCGAGCAGTTCACCACCGACCGCATCGACGACGTGGCCGTCCTGATCGGGACCAACAGCCCGCTCTTCGCCGGAGGCGGAACAACGAGCACGAGCGCCGGGGCCGTCGGCGCCGGCGAGGCAATCACCGCCCGGCGCTCCCTGGGCGAGGTCGCCGCCGACCCGATCATCGCCGCACACACCATCGGCACCCGCACCGTGCTGCCGGCCACGTTCGCGATCGCCGCAACGATCAACGTCGTCGAGCGCGCCACGCCGGGCCGCACGGTCGTCGGCGTCCACGACATGCGGGTGCTCTCCGGGGTCACCCTCGCCTCGGGTGACGGCGAGTCGGTCACCGACCACCTCGACATCACCGTCACCCCGACCGACGACCCCGACCGGATGTCGGTGCGCGTCACCAGCGACCGCGCCGGACGGGCCGTTCCGCACTACACCGCCACCATCCTCTCCTCGGATGCGGCGGTCGATCCGCCGGAGCTGCCGCGGGATTGGCCACTCGACGGTGTCGATGCCGGGCATCTCTACCGGGAGGGGCGCCAGTTCCACGGGCCCGCCCTGCACGGTATGACCACCGTGCTCGAGGAGTCGGCCCACCGCCTGGTGGTCCGGTGCGGACTGCCCGACAGCGTCGTCGCCGGTGGTGCCTACCGCGGCTGCCTGCACGACCCGGTGCTCGCCGACCTCATCCTGCAGGTGCCGCCGGTGCTCGCGCTGGCGTCCCTCGGGTCGGCGTGCCTACCGATGGGGGTCGGCGCGGTGGAGCTGTACCGGCCCCTTCCCGCGAACGGCGCCTTCACCGTCGTCGCGGACAACCTCCGACCCGGCGCCATGTCGGCCACCGTCGACGCCCGTGCGGTCGCCGACGACGGCACGGTCCTACAGAGCTGGCGCGACATCGCCGTCGTCGCCGCACCCGACCTGTCGGCGATGTTTGCCGACTCGGTCCGCCGGTGGAGTGATCGACCGGACTCGAACCATTCCTCGACGGCATCGCTGTCAACAGCGGGCGGGAGCACACGATGA
- a CDS encoding SGNH/GDSL hydrolase family protein, whose product MRGVDLCAIGDSFVEGRGDTGTDGAFRGWVPRLAGQLGLRSTRVRNLGEHGATTAMVCADQLARAVAGRPPLVGVIVGVNDLVSDYHPRRFAENLSTIHSTLNATGATVFTASYPDIPGRLPVPPAFTELLRDRFARANEVLADVCRDTGTLLLDIAVESRWDSDAVWSEDGLHPNASGHSLFAQTVAERIAHTRDTDLAA is encoded by the coding sequence ATGAGAGGCGTCGATCTCTGCGCCATCGGCGACAGCTTCGTCGAGGGTCGCGGCGACACCGGCACCGACGGCGCATTCCGCGGCTGGGTCCCGCGTCTGGCCGGCCAGCTCGGCCTGCGGTCGACGCGGGTGCGCAACCTCGGCGAGCACGGTGCGACCACCGCGATGGTGTGCGCCGACCAGCTCGCCCGCGCCGTCGCCGGACGACCGCCGCTCGTGGGCGTGATCGTCGGGGTCAACGACCTCGTCAGCGACTACCACCCGAGAAGGTTCGCCGAGAACCTGTCGACGATCCACTCCACCCTCAACGCCACCGGTGCGACGGTCTTCACCGCGTCGTACCCCGACATCCCCGGCCGACTCCCGGTGCCGCCCGCGTTCACCGAGCTGCTCCGCGACCGGTTCGCCCGCGCCAACGAGGTGCTCGCCGACGTCTGTCGGGACACCGGGACCCTGCTGCTCGACATCGCCGTCGAGTCGCGCTGGGACTCCGACGCCGTGTGGTCCGAGGACGGGCTGCACCCCAACGCATCCGGTCACAGCCTGTTCGCGCAGACGGTGGCCGAGCGGATCGCGCACACCCGCGACACCGACCTCGCCGCCTAG